The genomic segment TGCTTCTCGTCGGCCGACTGCAGCGCGATCTCGGCCAGCGTGTGATAGTCGTCGCGGTCGAGTTCGGGCTTGCCGATCGTGACGTTGGCGTAGACCCCGGCGGTGTCGGCGCTCTGCGAGCCGACGTTGTACATGAAGTTGACCTTGCTTTCGGGCGCCTTGAGGCCCAACGGCTTCGGCGGCACGGCGTCGGTCGTGTCCGTCTTGAGAACGGACCTCTTGCCGGTGCGGCCCTTGGGCCCGTATTCCGGCACCGGGATCACCGACCCGTTCGCGTCGGCCGGCGCGGCGGACAGGCCCTGAGCCCGCAGCGTCCTGCTGGTGGCGCCGTTCGCGCCGCGCTTCAGTTTCCGGGGGCGTTCACCCCAGGGCAGCACGGGCGGTTCTTTGATGAGAGGCCCATCGGTCGCGTTGGGGGCGTCAGCGCCGGCCGCATCGGGGGCGTCGGCCGAGGCACTGACCTCGGGCGCGCTCTCGATCTGGTCGGCACCCGCGTTGACCGTGGAGACGACGCCGATGGCGCCGACTACGGCAATCGCAAGGCCGGCGGCCAAGAGACCGCGGCGTGACTTCAACACTTGTCCGTCCTCGTTGATCGGGGGTTCGGAGGGAGCGGGCGAGGTGGCCTCCGGCACCGGTTCTCGGCGGCGACGTCACCATATAGCTTTCTCAATCCCATAGCCCCTGCTCAGTTCGATTTCCGCCTTAACGGCTGAGGCGCTGAGCCGATCCGGTGACCCATCGGCGCATTTCGCTGACGGAGCGTATCGACACGACTCCGGAGGGCGTAGTCGATCAATTGCCAAGAAAGAGGCTAACCGCGCTGAGCTTCTTTCAGGTCCACCGTAGAAGCAGGCACGCGATCATGAAGCCGAGCCTCGGGGGCGCCAATCACGCCACGCCTACCAAAGGGCGCAAATCGAACTCGCGCCGTCGTCAAATGAGAACGCGGCAGCGCGCAAATCGATCCTTGACGCAAAACCCGGGGCAAATCTCCAGGCGGTCCGCCACCCGACCCGGAGTCAGTCACGCGGGGCACAAACGAGCGCACCGCCACGCGACACGCGCGACAGGAGACAGCCCGCCGCCGCGTGACGCTCATCGCCCGCGACACGGCGCGCCCCCGCCAGTCCGACGCACAGCGGCGCGACCAGCACCGCGAACGCCGGCGACTCCGCTTTCG from the Paractinoplanes abujensis genome contains:
- a CDS encoding neprosin family prolyl endopeptidase, which encodes MLKSRRGLLAAGLAIAVVGAIGVVSTVNAGADQIESAPEVSASADAPDAAGADAPNATDGPLIKEPPVLPWGERPRKLKRGANGATSRTLRAQGLSAAPADANGSVIPVPEYGPKGRTGKRSVLKTDTTDAVPPKPLGLKAPESKVNFMYNVGSQSADTAGVYANVTIGKPELDRDDYHTLAEIALQSADEKQIVEVGWTVDRVVNGDDDPHLFVFHWVNGEPQCYNGCGWVQADGAIKPGATLTYGVTKKFGIQYYDKGWWVAYDTEWIGYFPEEIWNKQGVKFNRSGLVQVFGEVAASASKSVTCTDMGNGTLSAKENAARVSSVSFIEGPTVDMFIRSTAEKTYPIAPISARSFRYGGPGDC